The following are from one region of the Thiocapsa rosea genome:
- a CDS encoding DUF3050 domain-containing protein, with translation MASLNLDHIRPLQEQLNAHPIYGAIERIEDLQVFMSHHIFSVWDFMSLIKYLQARVAPVAVPWMPHGDAGVRYFINQLVLEEESDSLPLPGGGVEYASHFELYCRAMTEVGADGEMPRRFLDLVAEQGVDKALYASMVPLPSRYFSETTFCFIREDKPHLVAAALALGREKLIPGMFRQFLEQMRITETQAPVFHHYLNRHIHLDEDFHGPLSMKLLEQLCGDDPQRLDEAETAAEEAICARIRFWDGVLEAIQSGRGG, from the coding sequence ATGGCATCACTGAACCTGGACCACATCCGGCCCCTGCAGGAACAGCTCAACGCACATCCGATCTACGGCGCCATCGAGCGCATCGAAGACCTCCAGGTCTTCATGAGTCACCATATCTTCTCGGTCTGGGACTTCATGTCCTTGATCAAGTACCTCCAGGCCCGGGTCGCTCCCGTCGCGGTACCTTGGATGCCGCATGGTGATGCCGGTGTGCGCTATTTCATCAACCAACTGGTCCTCGAAGAAGAATCCGACAGCCTGCCGCTTCCGGGCGGCGGCGTGGAGTACGCAAGCCATTTCGAGCTGTACTGTCGCGCCATGACCGAGGTCGGCGCCGACGGCGAGATGCCGAGACGTTTCCTCGATCTGGTCGCCGAGCAGGGTGTCGACAAGGCACTCTACGCATCGATGGTCCCGCTGCCGTCGCGCTATTTCTCCGAGACCACCTTCTGCTTTATCCGCGAGGACAAGCCGCATCTGGTCGCGGCCGCCCTGGCCCTCGGACGCGAGAAACTGATCCCCGGCATGTTTCGGCAGTTCCTCGAGCAGATGCGGATTACCGAGACGCAGGCACCCGTCTTCCATCACTACCTGAACCGGCATATCCACCTCGACGAAGACTTCCACGGTCCCCTGTCGATGAAACTCCTCGAGCAGCTGTGCGGCGACGACCCGCAACGGCTCGACGAGGCCGAGACCGCCGCTGAAGAGGCAATCTGCGCCCGTATCAGGTTCTGGGACGGCGTGCTGGAGGCGATCCAGAGCGGCCGCGGGGGATGA
- a CDS encoding TusE/DsrC/DsvC family sulfur relay protein: protein MTEALSVPLDNEGFLLNRDDWSEEVAVELAKADDFEMTDQVMNFIREARAMYESDGVVPPIRIFAKKQKVSTKDLYDIFRKGPMKLICKWGGLPKPTGCV, encoded by the coding sequence ATGACCGAAGCACTGAGCGTTCCCTTGGACAATGAAGGTTTTCTCCTCAACCGCGACGACTGGAGCGAAGAGGTCGCCGTCGAGCTAGCCAAGGCGGACGACTTCGAGATGACCGATCAGGTCATGAACTTCATCCGCGAGGCACGAGCCATGTACGAGTCCGACGGCGTCGTCCCGCCGATCCGCATCTTCGCCAAGAAGCAAAAGGTCTCGACCAAAGACCTCTACGACATCTTCAGGAAAGGGCCGATGAAGCTGATCTGCAAGTGGGGTGGGTTGCCGAAGCCGACCGGGTGCGTTTAA
- the hcp gene encoding hydroxylamine reductase, whose product MHCNQCEQTYRKTGCVTSPGMCGKDADVQSLQEMLLYGLKGMAAYAHHARRLGKSDETVSAFIEEALFATMTNVNFDVKSLLEYCLECGRMNLRVMQMLDEGHVEAFGKPAPFKVKEGTQAGRGILVTGHDLADLRDLLVQLEGTDIKVYTHGEMLPAHMYPFFQNHPNLAGHYGGAWQNQKREFAAFPGPVVATTNCVLIPPQSYKGRLFTTRGTAVPDGQRVLDGDYSEVIGEAMRCEPCEELLTGESTVGFHRTVLLDHAQTIVDAVKAGQISRFFVIGGCDGADPGRNYFSDYAQGTPDDSFILTLGCGKYRIRDHEYGEHLGFPRLMDMGQCNDAYGAIAVASALAEAFECSVNELPLTLVISWFEQKAVAVLLTLLSLGVKGITLGPNAPAFVSPNVFAILQERFDLRLSGNDAEGDLRLAMTA is encoded by the coding sequence ATGCACTGCAACCAATGCGAACAGACCTACCGTAAGACCGGCTGCGTCACCTCCCCCGGGATGTGCGGCAAGGACGCCGATGTCCAGTCCCTTCAAGAGATGTTGCTCTACGGTCTGAAAGGGATGGCCGCTTATGCGCATCACGCGCGGCGTTTGGGCAAGTCCGACGAGACGGTGTCGGCCTTCATCGAGGAGGCGCTCTTTGCGACCATGACCAACGTCAACTTCGACGTGAAGAGTCTGCTTGAATACTGTCTGGAATGCGGACGGATGAATCTGCGCGTGATGCAGATGCTCGACGAAGGTCATGTCGAGGCCTTCGGCAAGCCAGCACCCTTCAAGGTGAAGGAGGGGACGCAAGCGGGCCGGGGCATCCTGGTGACCGGTCATGATCTGGCTGACCTGCGGGATCTGCTCGTGCAGCTCGAAGGGACCGACATCAAGGTCTATACGCACGGCGAGATGCTGCCCGCGCACATGTATCCCTTCTTTCAGAACCATCCGAACCTGGCCGGGCATTACGGCGGTGCTTGGCAAAACCAGAAGCGCGAGTTTGCGGCCTTCCCGGGTCCGGTGGTGGCGACGACCAACTGCGTCCTGATCCCGCCTCAGAGCTACAAGGGTCGGCTCTTCACGACCCGCGGGACAGCGGTTCCCGATGGTCAGCGGGTGCTCGACGGGGATTATTCCGAGGTGATCGGCGAGGCCATGCGTTGCGAGCCCTGCGAGGAGCTGCTGACGGGCGAGTCGACCGTCGGTTTTCATCGCACGGTACTCTTGGATCACGCACAAACGATCGTCGATGCGGTGAAGGCGGGGCAGATCAGCCGCTTCTTCGTGATCGGCGGATGCGACGGGGCGGATCCGGGCCGCAACTATTTCAGCGACTATGCGCAGGGCACGCCGGATGATTCGTTCATTCTGACCTTGGGTTGCGGCAAGTACCGAATCCGCGATCACGAGTACGGCGAGCACCTGGGCTTCCCGCGCCTCATGGACATGGGGCAGTGCAACGACGCCTACGGCGCCATCGCGGTCGCATCCGCCTTGGCCGAGGCATTCGAGTGCAGCGTCAACGAGCTGCCTCTGACCCTGGTTATCAGTTGGTTCGAGCAGAAGGCGGTTGCTGTTCTGTTGACCTTGCTGAGCCTCGGGGTCAAGGGGATTACCCTGGGCCCGAACGCACCGGCCTTCGTCTCGCCGAACGTCTTTGCGATCCTGCAGGAGCGATTCGATCTGCGTTTGAGCGGAAATGATGCCGAAGGGGATCTGCGGCTTGCCATGACGGCTTAA
- a CDS encoding carbonic anhydrase translates to MKRRAIATLTLILGTVPIGTGLIGAGLAEADEGTHWDYSGARGPEHWGEIDPHFIACRSGQAQTPIDIASRIDADLPRIGFHYRPGGHDEVHNGHTIQVDYDAGSTITLDGRDYSLKQFHFHTPSENHVDGKTFPMEAHLVHADTEGHLAVIAVMFEEGPENLALSTPWAAMPRLQGRTAHLGTKASAEALLPADRAYYRFEGSLTTPPCTEGVTWLVMKHPVSASHGQLVKFARAMGHPNNRPIQPLNARVVFE, encoded by the coding sequence ATGAAGCGCAGGGCGATCGCGACCTTAACCTTGATTCTCGGCACCGTGCCGATCGGCACCGGGCTCATCGGAGCCGGGTTGGCCGAAGCAGACGAAGGAACACACTGGGACTACTCCGGCGCCCGGGGTCCGGAACACTGGGGCGAAATCGACCCGCATTTTATCGCCTGCAGGTCCGGCCAAGCTCAAACACCGATCGACATCGCAAGCCGGATCGACGCCGATCTGCCGCGTATCGGCTTCCACTACAGGCCGGGCGGCCATGACGAGGTGCATAACGGTCACACCATTCAGGTCGACTACGACGCCGGCAGCACCATCACGCTGGACGGCCGCGATTACAGCCTCAAGCAGTTCCACTTCCACACGCCCAGCGAGAACCATGTCGACGGCAAGACATTCCCGATGGAGGCACATCTGGTGCATGCCGACACCGAGGGCCATCTCGCGGTCATCGCGGTGATGTTCGAGGAAGGTCCGGAGAACCTCGCCCTGTCCACCCCGTGGGCGGCGATGCCGCGGCTGCAGGGCCGCACCGCGCATCTTGGAACGAAGGCATCGGCCGAAGCGCTGCTGCCCGCCGATCGCGCCTACTACCGTTTCGAAGGCTCGCTGACGACGCCTCCGTGCACCGAGGGCGTGACCTGGCTGGTGATGAAGCATCCGGTGAGCGCCTCGCACGGACAGCTCGTGAAATTCGCACGGGCGATGGGACACCCGAACAATCGACCGATCCAGCCGCTGAACGCGCGGGTGGTGTTCGAGTAA
- a CDS encoding chromate transporter — translation MPRPIANEPSAVAAPPSIGKIFTAFALIGISSFGGGLVAYLRDVVVDREKWLSDDEFLGALEIGQTLPGLNSTNVAVIVGRKLRGPRGAAAAALGLILPGVAILIVLGLLYVRFHNNPDVAAALAGVAAAAVGLLLQVTLKIGGRSFLRPKDLMFIIPTFLMVGVFHVSLAATLFLLAPIAIWLNRPESLKKKTPAPSTDPEP, via the coding sequence ATGCCTCGACCAATCGCGAATGAACCGAGCGCGGTCGCCGCGCCACCTTCGATCGGCAAGATCTTCACCGCCTTCGCCCTGATCGGGATCTCCAGCTTCGGCGGGGGGCTGGTCGCCTACCTGCGCGACGTGGTCGTCGATCGCGAGAAATGGCTCTCGGACGACGAGTTTCTCGGTGCGCTCGAGATCGGCCAGACACTGCCCGGTCTGAACTCCACCAATGTCGCGGTCATCGTCGGGCGCAAGCTGCGGGGACCGCGGGGGGCCGCTGCGGCAGCACTCGGACTGATCCTGCCGGGTGTGGCGATCTTGATCGTCCTCGGGCTTCTCTATGTCCGGTTCCACAACAACCCGGATGTCGCGGCGGCCTTGGCCGGCGTCGCGGCCGCGGCCGTCGGACTGCTGCTGCAGGTGACGCTCAAGATCGGCGGGCGCAGTTTTCTCAGGCCCAAAGACCTGATGTTCATCATCCCGACCTTTCTCATGGTCGGCGTCTTTCATGTCTCGCTCGCCGCGACGCTGTTCTTGTTGGCGCCGATCGCGATCTGGCTGAATCGCCCGGAGTCTTTGAAGAAGAAGACCCCGGCGCCTTCCACCGACCCGGAGCCCTGA
- a CDS encoding chromate transporter — MSDTLKELIELLNVFAMLSLMAVGGGTAVIPEMEHQTVAVHHWVTSTQFASIYSLGQLAPGPNMSMVGIIGYHAAGAAGFFLVLFAFYFPACMLTYVVSHIWDSYRDNPWRDAVQRGLAPITIGLMLAGVYAVGKTASFNLDRPLWFNGVTLGFGLAIVLLLFWKRINPAILILACGAIGWYVLR; from the coding sequence ATGTCCGACACCCTAAAAGAGCTCATCGAGTTGCTGAACGTCTTCGCCATGCTCTCGCTGATGGCGGTCGGCGGGGGCACGGCCGTGATCCCGGAGATGGAGCACCAGACGGTGGCCGTCCATCACTGGGTGACCTCCACCCAGTTTGCGTCCATCTACAGCCTAGGTCAGCTCGCACCCGGCCCCAACATGAGTATGGTCGGAATCATCGGCTATCATGCCGCCGGTGCAGCCGGGTTCTTCCTGGTGCTCTTCGCCTTCTATTTCCCCGCATGCATGCTCACCTACGTGGTCAGCCACATCTGGGACAGTTATCGCGACAACCCCTGGCGCGACGCGGTCCAGCGCGGCCTGGCACCCATCACGATCGGTTTGATGCTGGCAGGCGTCTACGCCGTGGGTAAGACAGCCAGCTTCAACCTGGATCGACCGCTCTGGTTCAACGGCGTGACCCTGGGTTTCGGTCTGGCGATCGTTCTGCTGTTGTTCTGGAAGCGCATCAACCCCGCCATCCTGATCCTGGCGTGCGGGGCGATTGGCTGGTATGTGCTGCGTTGA
- a CDS encoding DUF29 family protein, with amino-acid sequence MTNLYDTDFHAWAFQQAGLLRAGKLAEADLSHLIEEIESNRLRVA; translated from the coding sequence ATGACGAACCTCTACGACACCGACTTTCATGCCTGGGCTTTTCAGCAGGCGGGTCTGTTGCGCGCAGGGAAACTGGCCGAGGCCGATCTTTCCCACCTCATCGAGGAGATCGAGAGCAACCGACTGAGGGTCGCTTGA
- a CDS encoding SulP family inorganic anion transporter: MKSLRKDWLSNIRNDLLAGLVVALALIPEAIAFSIIAGVDPKVGLYASFAIATITAFVGGRPGMISGATAAMALLMVTLVKDHGLEYLLAATILTGILQIIAGTLRLGNLMRFVSRSVITGFVNALAILIFMAQLPELIGVTWEVYAMVAAGLAIIYLFPYLTKLIPSPLVTIVVLTGAAILLDLDIRTVGDMGELPDTLPVFLFPDIPLNWETLAIIFPISATLAVVGLLESLMTASIVDDLTDSTSNKNRECVGQGVANIGSGFLGGMAGCAMIGQAVINIKSGGRGRLSTLAAGVFLLLMVVFAGEWVAMIPMAALVAVMIMVSIGTFNWASVRNLREHPLAANVVMLSTVVVVVFTHDLAMGVLVGVLLSGFFFANKVGQVLHIGSVCVNEGRMRVYMVTGQVFFASADRFIASFDYKEVIERVRIDVSRAHFWDITAVSALDKVVIKFRREGTEVEIAGLNQASATLVDRFAVHDKPDAVEQLMGH; the protein is encoded by the coding sequence ATGAAATCGCTTCGCAAAGACTGGCTGTCCAACATTCGCAACGATCTGCTTGCCGGCTTGGTGGTGGCTCTGGCCCTGATCCCCGAGGCGATCGCCTTCTCCATCATCGCCGGGGTCGACCCCAAGGTGGGGCTCTACGCCTCCTTCGCGATCGCGACCATCACCGCCTTCGTCGGCGGCCGGCCGGGCATGATCTCGGGTGCCACCGCGGCGATGGCGCTCCTGATGGTGACCCTGGTCAAGGACCACGGCCTGGAGTATCTGCTGGCCGCGACCATCCTGACCGGCATCCTGCAGATCATCGCCGGCACGCTGCGCTTGGGCAACCTGATGCGCTTCGTGTCGCGCTCGGTCATCACCGGCTTCGTCAACGCCCTGGCCATTCTCATCTTCATGGCGCAGCTGCCCGAGTTGATCGGGGTGACCTGGGAGGTCTATGCGATGGTCGCCGCCGGTCTGGCCATCATCTATCTCTTCCCCTATCTCACCAAGCTGATCCCCTCGCCGCTGGTCACCATCGTGGTGCTCACCGGGGCAGCCATCTTGTTGGATCTGGACATTCGCACCGTCGGCGATATGGGCGAGCTTCCCGACACCCTGCCGGTCTTCCTCTTCCCCGACATCCCGCTCAATTGGGAGACGCTGGCCATCATCTTCCCGATCTCCGCCACGCTGGCCGTGGTGGGTCTGCTGGAATCACTGATGACGGCCTCGATCGTCGATGATCTGACCGATTCGACCAGCAACAAGAACCGCGAGTGCGTGGGCCAAGGCGTGGCCAACATCGGTTCGGGTTTCCTCGGCGGCATGGCGGGCTGCGCGATGATCGGCCAAGCCGTCATCAACATCAAATCAGGCGGGCGCGGGCGCCTTTCGACGCTCGCCGCCGGTGTCTTCCTGCTCTTGATGGTGGTGTTCGCCGGCGAGTGGGTGGCGATGATCCCCATGGCCGCGCTGGTGGCCGTCATGATCATGGTCTCGATCGGCACCTTCAACTGGGCCTCCGTTCGGAATCTGCGCGAGCATCCACTCGCCGCCAACGTGGTCATGCTCTCGACGGTGGTGGTCGTGGTCTTCACGCACGATCTGGCCATGGGGGTGCTGGTCGGCGTCCTGCTGTCCGGGTTCTTCTTCGCCAACAAGGTCGGACAGGTGCTGCATATCGGCTCGGTCTGCGTGAACGAAGGCCGGATGCGGGTCTACATGGTCACGGGCCAGGTGTTCTTCGCCTCGGCCGATCGTTTCATCGCCTCGTTCGACTACAAGGAAGTCATCGAAAGGGTCCGCATCGATGTCAGCCGCGCCCACTTCTGGGACATCACCGCAGTCAGCGCGCTCGATAAGGTGGTCATCAAGTTCCGTCGCGAGGGCACCGAGGTCGAGATCGCCGGGCTGAACCAGGCGAGCGCGACCCTGGTGGACCGCTTCGCGGTGCACGACAAACCCGATGCCGTCGAGCAACTGATGGGGCACTAA
- a CDS encoding universal stress protein, giving the protein MQEDEDKILACVDRSHFADHVTDAAAWAARRTGAPMELMHIITRHTETASGSDRSGAIGFNAQQHLLTKLSEQDEARSKATREEGRVFLNRLRERAIAVGVPAPDARQRYGDLEEVLVEQQPSVRLFVLGRRGESAETTQRDLGRNVERMVRALKKPILAVTQGFQEPSRVMIAYDGGSMTRRGVEMVAAGPLFRGVPIHLLMSGEPRKDGPRQLEWAKTTLEEGGFEVEAALIPGDAENIIARSIQEQAIDMLIMGAYSHSPLRSLLFGSKTSDLLRSARIPTLLLR; this is encoded by the coding sequence ATGCAAGAAGACGAAGACAAGATCCTGGCCTGCGTCGATCGCTCGCATTTCGCCGACCATGTCACGGATGCCGCCGCTTGGGCCGCGCGCCGCACGGGCGCGCCGATGGAGCTGATGCACATCATCACCCGTCACACCGAAACCGCTTCGGGCAGCGACCGTAGCGGTGCCATCGGCTTCAACGCGCAGCAACACCTGCTGACCAAGCTCTCCGAGCAGGACGAGGCGCGCAGCAAGGCGACACGCGAGGAGGGCCGGGTGTTTCTGAATCGGCTGCGCGAGCGCGCGATCGCCGTCGGCGTCCCGGCGCCGGATGCACGTCAGCGTTACGGTGATCTGGAGGAGGTTCTGGTCGAGCAACAACCGAGCGTGCGCTTATTCGTGCTCGGGCGACGCGGGGAATCGGCCGAGACGACGCAACGTGATCTCGGACGCAACGTCGAGCGCATGGTGCGCGCGTTGAAGAAGCCCATCCTCGCCGTCACCCAGGGGTTTCAGGAGCCGAGTCGGGTGATGATCGCCTATGACGGCGGCAGCATGACCCGGCGCGGTGTGGAGATGGTCGCGGCCGGACCTCTCTTCCGGGGGGTGCCGATCCATCTGTTGATGTCCGGCGAGCCTCGCAAGGACGGCCCGCGCCAGCTGGAGTGGGCGAAGACGACGTTGGAAGAGGGTGGGTTCGAGGTCGAGGCCGCGCTGATCCCGGGCGACGCCGAGAACATCATCGCCCGCAGTATCCAGGAGCAGGCGATCGACATGTTGATCATGGGCGCCTACAGCCACTCGCCGCTGCGCAGCCTGTTGTTCGGCAGCAAGACCTCGGATCTGCTGCGCTCGGCTCGCATCCCAACCCTGCTTCTACGCTGA
- a CDS encoding TraR/DksA family transcriptional regulator produces the protein MTPDPRTYGERLQAELDALIIDIAESNDAGGSVELDQTRVGRLSRMDAMQQQAMAKNTRERYGIRRLQVEAALARIEAGTFGRCCLCRNPLDTERLDSDPAVVFCADCAEAREQGRGQR, from the coding sequence ATGACACCCGATCCGCGCACCTACGGGGAACGACTCCAAGCCGAGCTGGATGCGTTGATCATCGACATCGCCGAATCCAACGACGCGGGCGGCAGCGTCGAGCTGGACCAGACACGTGTCGGCCGACTCTCGCGGATGGACGCCATGCAGCAACAGGCGATGGCGAAGAATACCCGGGAGCGCTACGGCATCCGGCGACTCCAGGTCGAGGCCGCACTGGCGCGGATCGAGGCGGGGACTTTCGGCCGCTGTTGCTTGTGTCGCAACCCATTGGATACCGAGCGACTCGACTCGGATCCGGCCGTGGTCTTTTGCGCGGACTGCGCGGAAGCGCGTGAGCAGGGACGCGGGCAGCGCTGA
- a CDS encoding acyltransferase family protein: MIESHPYRADIDGLRALAIVPVVLFHADIPGFGGGFVGVDVFFVISGYLITSIIARELQTGRFSLARFYERRVRRILPALFAVLLASALAAALILYPGEARGFARSLIAATLFVSSIFFHRESGYFDQEAELKPLLHTWSLSVEEIFYILYPVLLWLIWSRGQRTRIALVGGIAALSFAASAIALRLDPASSAAFFLPHLRAWELLIGALVALAPLRLPRGRLASDLISVLGLVLIAWPVHAYSQDTVFPGLAALSPCLGAALLIVAGQRRTSLVGRGLSWRPIVLIGLISYSLYLWHWPIFVFARHQMGPDLSLGVSLLLVSASLILAILSWRFIERPFRGRSGVLPRPLLFGAATLAALILVGIGVHGDRTAGWLGRYPPELAVILAAADDRDPRQPTCESVRADTPGCLYGDPQAPPVIALFGDSHAATYATLLGELARERETSVLSLAMPICPPALGWQGEPLSWREDCERFQQLALERIIATPSIHTVVLSGRYRIYPFDDPDSGLIHAMDAAIDALFAAGKRVALVYPVPEPGADVPTVLAEAVLQGQDPEGVGQPLEPLAKDSRWVTAALDGLGAQVPLIRLHPHRILCPDGQCLFYRDGQVLYYDDNHLSVSGVRLLRPLFAPLFDHRDERAWQNGSR, encoded by the coding sequence ATGATCGAGTCACACCCCTATCGCGCCGACATCGACGGCTTACGGGCACTGGCCATCGTGCCCGTGGTGCTCTTCCATGCCGACATTCCGGGGTTCGGGGGCGGCTTTGTCGGCGTCGATGTCTTCTTCGTGATCTCCGGCTACCTGATTACCTCGATCATTGCGCGCGAGTTGCAGACGGGCCGTTTTTCGCTTGCGCGTTTCTACGAGCGGCGCGTGCGGCGCATCCTGCCGGCCCTCTTCGCGGTTCTACTGGCCAGTGCGCTGGCGGCCGCCCTGATCCTCTATCCCGGCGAGGCACGCGGTTTCGCCCGATCGCTGATCGCCGCGACCCTGTTCGTCTCGAGCATCTTCTTCCATCGCGAAAGCGGCTATTTCGATCAGGAGGCCGAGCTCAAGCCGCTGCTGCATACCTGGTCGCTCTCGGTCGAGGAGATCTTCTATATCCTCTATCCGGTCCTGCTCTGGCTGATCTGGAGTCGCGGTCAGAGGACTCGGATCGCGCTCGTCGGCGGGATTGCCGCGCTCTCCTTCGCGGCCTCCGCGATCGCACTCCGGCTCGACCCTGCCTCGTCGGCCGCCTTCTTTTTGCCCCATCTTCGGGCATGGGAGCTGCTGATCGGCGCGCTCGTGGCCCTGGCCCCGCTGCGCCTGCCGCGCGGGAGGCTCGCCTCCGACCTGATCTCGGTCCTGGGCTTGGTTCTGATCGCCTGGCCTGTCCACGCCTATTCGCAGGACACCGTCTTCCCGGGGCTCGCTGCCCTGTCGCCCTGTCTGGGCGCGGCGCTGCTGATCGTCGCGGGTCAGCGGCGGACCTCCCTGGTCGGGCGGGGCCTGTCCTGGCGGCCGATCGTCCTAATCGGCCTGATCTCCTACTCGCTCTATCTCTGGCATTGGCCGATCTTCGTCTTCGCGCGCCACCAGATGGGTCCGGATCTATCGCTCGGCGTGTCGCTGCTGCTGGTGTCGGCGAGCCTGATCCTGGCGATCCTCTCCTGGCGGTTCATCGAACGCCCGTTCCGGGGCCGCTCGGGCGTGCTGCCTCGGCCCCTGCTCTTCGGCGCGGCGACCCTCGCCGCCTTGATCCTCGTCGGCATCGGCGTGCACGGCGACCGCACGGCCGGCTGGCTCGGCCGCTATCCTCCCGAGCTTGCGGTTATCCTCGCCGCCGCGGATGACCGCGATCCGCGTCAACCCACCTGCGAGAGTGTGCGCGCCGATACACCCGGCTGCCTCTACGGCGATCCGCAGGCGCCGCCGGTCATCGCGCTCTTCGGCGACAGCCACGCCGCGACCTATGCGACCCTGCTCGGCGAGCTGGCGCGCGAACGGGAAACCTCCGTGCTGAGTCTGGCGATGCCGATCTGCCCGCCGGCCCTCGGCTGGCAAGGCGAGCCCTTGTCGTGGCGGGAGGATTGCGAGCGCTTTCAGCAGCTCGCGCTGGAACGCATCATCGCAACGCCGAGCATTCATACCGTGGTGTTGTCGGGCCGCTATCGGATCTATCCGTTCGACGATCCCGACTCGGGACTCATCCATGCCATGGACGCCGCCATCGACGCCCTGTTCGCGGCCGGCAAGCGGGTCGCACTCGTCTATCCGGTGCCGGAGCCCGGCGCGGATGTCCCGACGGTGCTGGCCGAAGCGGTGTTGCAGGGACAGGATCCGGAGGGGGTGGGTCAGCCGCTCGAACCGCTCGCGAAGGACTCTCGGTGGGTCACGGCCGCCCTGGACGGCCTCGGCGCGCAGGTGCCGCTGATCCGGCTCCATCCGCATCGGATCCTGTGCCCGGACGGCCAGTGTCTCTTCTACCGCGATGGGCAAGTGCTTTACTACGACGACAATCATTTGAGCGTGAGCGGGGTGCGCCTGTTGCGACCGCTCTTCGCTCCCTTGTTCGATCACCGAGATGAACGCGCTTGGCAGAACGGATCTCGATGA
- a CDS encoding ArsR/SmtB family transcription factor: protein MQRETATSVFEALASGIRLDVYRLLVKKGMEGMVAGEIASTLEIPPTNLSFHLKALTQAGLLKVEQEGRYQRYRANIPLMLDLIAYLTDECCADQPGQCADLRAASICSESVLPPISSEPAKS from the coding sequence ATGCAACGCGAAACAGCCACATCCGTCTTTGAAGCCCTCGCCTCCGGCATCCGGCTGGATGTGTATCGGCTTCTCGTGAAAAAGGGCATGGAGGGCATGGTCGCCGGTGAGATCGCCTCGACGCTGGAGATCCCGCCGACAAACTTATCGTTTCACCTCAAGGCATTGACGCAGGCCGGCCTGCTGAAGGTAGAGCAAGAGGGACGCTATCAACGCTACCGCGCGAACATCCCCTTGATGCTCGATCTGATCGCGTACCTCACGGATGAATGTTGCGCGGATCAACCGGGGCAATGCGCAGACTTGCGCGCCGCCTCGATCTGCTCGGAGAGCGTCCTGCCGCCGATATCCTCCGAACCCGCGAAATCCTGA
- the arsD gene encoding arsenite efflux transporter metallochaperone ArsD, which yields MTHIQVFDPALCCSTGVCGVDVDQALVSFSADVEWAKQNGAQIERYNLAQEPLAFVENAAVRGFLERSGQDALPLILVDGEVALAGRYPKRAEIARWAGILAVADPLPVIPCCTGNSCC from the coding sequence ATGACACACATCCAAGTCTTCGACCCCGCACTCTGCTGCAGCACCGGCGTCTGCGGCGTCGATGTCGATCAGGCACTCGTCAGCTTCTCGGCCGATGTCGAATGGGCGAAGCAGAACGGGGCGCAGATCGAGCGTTACAACCTCGCGCAGGAACCGCTGGCCTTCGTGGAGAACGCGGCGGTGCGGGGCTTCCTGGAACGCTCCGGTCAAGATGCCTTGCCGCTGATCCTGGTCGACGGCGAGGTCGCGCTGGCCGGGCGTTACCCCAAACGCGCCGAGATCGCCCGCTGGGCCGGCATCCTCGCCGTGGCCGACCCGCTACCCGTCATCCCTTGTTGCACCGGCAACTCGTGCTGCTGA